A genome region from Vicinamibacterales bacterium includes the following:
- a CDS encoding FKBP-type peptidyl-prolyl cis-trans isomerase: MLVRKLRPTLLFVVLAAVVVTAGCGDSVTAPTNYAAFNSTDLRVGGGTDATVGKVITVKYTGWFYDASATDQKGVQFDSTTGGTPFTFTLGGGQVISGWEQGLPGMKVGGLRRLVIPPSLAYGSTRNGLIPPFTTLLFEIELVEVQQ, encoded by the coding sequence ATGCTCGTGCGTAAGTTGCGTCCGACCCTCTTGTTCGTCGTGCTGGCCGCCGTCGTGGTGACGGCCGGCTGCGGCGACTCGGTGACCGCCCCGACCAACTACGCGGCGTTCAACTCGACCGACCTGCGCGTGGGTGGTGGAACCGACGCGACCGTCGGCAAGGTCATCACGGTGAAGTATACCGGCTGGTTCTACGACGCGTCGGCGACCGATCAGAAGGGCGTGCAGTTCGACTCGACGACCGGAGGCACGCCGTTCACCTTCACGCTCGGCGGCGGACAAGTGATTTCCGGCTGGGAGCAGGGTTTACCGGGCATGAAGGTTGGCGGATTGCGCCGCCTGGTCATCCCGCCCTCGCTCGCGTACGGCTCGACGCGGAACGGGTTGATTCCGCCCTTTACAACGCTGCTGTTCGAAATCGAGCTGGTCGAAGTGCAGCAGTAG
- a CDS encoding ABC transporter ATP-binding protein, producing MSNPSRVDQEGADFAMLEARHLTKRYAGVPAVKDVSFRVEPGEVLGYLGPNGSGKSTTVNMMIGLVEPTSGEVFFEGRDIQEDLVGFRRRVGYVPEEPNLYPFLSGREYLQLVGRLRRLGAATIERRIDGLLRLLGLDHDGDQSLGSYSKGMRQKILISAALIHDPDVLIFDEPLSGLDVTAALVFKHLVRTLADRGKTILYSSHVLEVVEKLCSRVVVLTRGQVVADDSVERLRELMSRGTLEEVFAELVFREDPERVAREIADTVRA from the coding sequence GTGTCCAATCCGTCCAGAGTCGATCAGGAAGGAGCCGATTTCGCCATGCTCGAGGCCCGCCATCTCACCAAGCGGTACGCCGGCGTGCCGGCGGTCAAGGACGTCAGCTTCCGCGTCGAGCCGGGTGAGGTTCTCGGCTACCTCGGGCCGAACGGCTCGGGAAAGTCCACCACCGTCAACATGATGATTGGGCTGGTCGAACCGACGAGCGGCGAGGTGTTCTTCGAAGGCCGGGACATCCAGGAGGACCTCGTCGGCTTCAGGCGACGGGTCGGATACGTGCCAGAGGAGCCGAACCTCTATCCGTTCCTGTCGGGCCGGGAGTACCTGCAGCTCGTGGGCCGTCTGCGCCGGCTCGGCGCAGCCACGATCGAGCGGCGGATCGACGGCCTCCTGCGCCTGCTCGGTCTGGACCACGACGGCGATCAATCGCTTGGCTCGTACTCCAAGGGCATGCGGCAGAAGATCCTGATCTCAGCTGCGCTCATCCACGACCCCGACGTCCTCATCTTCGACGAGCCGTTGTCGGGTCTCGATGTGACCGCCGCTCTGGTCTTCAAGCATCTGGTGCGGACCTTGGCCGACCGCGGCAAGACGATCCTCTACAGCTCACATGTTCTCGAGGTGGTCGAGAAGCTCTGCTCGCGCGTCGTCGTGCTGACACGCGGGCAGGTCGTGGCCGACGATTCCGTCGAGCGCCTGCGCGAGCTGATGTCGCGCGGGACGCTCGAGGAAGTGTTTGCCGAGCTCGTTTTCAGGGAAGATCCCGAACGCGTGGCGCGCGAGATTGCCGACACCGTCCGCGCTTAG
- a CDS encoding carboxypeptidase regulatory-like domain-containing protein, giving the protein MIRKAALWAVLCLAIAPAVSSAQQTGTISGKIVGTDGLVIPGVTIEARSESLPAPRVTVSGGTGEYRLPALQPGSYTVTFELQGMNKVTKQLLVQLQQDTVLDVTMSVQGVTETVTVTAAIVPAIEKDSTAIKSGVSSEAIQSLPVGQEYRDLIKLIPGVQYSQDTTRGPSAGGSGQDNVYKFDGVNVTMPLFGTLAAEPASHDIAQVTTIKGGAKAVDFDRSGGFTVDSVSKSGTSKFAGQVSYQLQSNGMAAGLQNGSLSKYDQDRAWLTINGGGPVIPNKMYFYASYYRPTRTRQNQANLYGNLPNYESTRNEGFGKLTISPVGSVLLNLTWRQSHRLDTGDTFASNASATTGAGSEAWQKIGTAEGSWIINARSFVSFKYTHYENPNRSRPDHVANVTISTTPGARLDTANLDTIGLLSVPTPVAGATAFNTFIQPLIARYGYASNGVQTGGGAVGYGTLFDEDNFFRDAGQIGYNFTLGSAVRQDLHAGLQWSSDSEDLFRSTNGWGSITVPGGRTASIGVNGIPAYYVAAFQQQTIGLAPTIHSVYKELNLEFNDSITWKNWSFNAGLVMSRDTLYGQGLREDSTALSGFVSAAGNQYQMYQVPFSKTLQPRLGATWAYNGRDTVYASYARYVPAASSLPRAASWARNLATTINAYFDANGVLYGNSPVAGSSGKLFVQDMTPRTTDEFLIGTAKQFSPNLTARVYVRHREATHFWEDTNNNARVAFSPPAGIPQQLYISDLTARLGQIGSGSSYVIAELDGAYTNFWEATAEAEWRTRKSFVRASYTWSRYRGNFDQDNTTAGNDANIFIGSSFIGDGAGRQLWNFKDGTLRGDRPFMLKLYGYYQLNWNASVGAYGILQSGQPWEAWSYEPYITLTTNTSDTSRFAESAGARRTPTHYQLDLNYTQDIKFTQRYKLQVALDLFNVFNKQTGYNYQPSVHSALFGQPRSWFDPRRLQIAARFQF; this is encoded by the coding sequence ATGATTCGGAAGGCAGCCCTCTGGGCGGTGTTGTGCCTTGCGATTGCCCCCGCCGTGTCGTCAGCGCAGCAGACCGGCACGATCAGCGGGAAGATCGTGGGGACGGACGGCCTGGTGATTCCAGGCGTTACCATCGAAGCGCGGTCGGAATCGTTGCCGGCGCCCCGCGTCACGGTCAGCGGCGGGACCGGCGAGTATCGCCTCCCGGCGCTTCAGCCTGGCAGCTACACGGTGACGTTCGAGCTCCAGGGCATGAACAAGGTCACCAAGCAGTTGCTCGTGCAGTTGCAGCAGGACACGGTTCTCGATGTCACGATGAGTGTCCAGGGCGTCACCGAGACGGTGACCGTCACCGCCGCGATCGTGCCGGCCATCGAGAAGGACTCGACCGCCATCAAGAGCGGCGTCTCGTCCGAGGCGATTCAGTCGCTCCCGGTCGGCCAGGAGTACCGCGACCTCATCAAGCTGATCCCCGGCGTCCAGTATTCACAGGACACGACACGGGGACCGAGCGCCGGCGGCAGCGGCCAGGACAACGTCTACAAGTTCGACGGCGTCAACGTGACGATGCCGCTGTTCGGCACGCTGGCGGCCGAACCCGCATCGCATGACATCGCACAGGTGACCACCATCAAGGGCGGCGCCAAGGCGGTGGACTTCGATCGCTCGGGCGGGTTCACCGTGGACTCGGTCAGCAAGTCCGGCACGAGCAAGTTCGCCGGCCAGGTCAGCTACCAGTTGCAGAGCAACGGCATGGCCGCGGGCCTCCAGAACGGCAGCCTCTCGAAGTACGACCAGGATCGGGCCTGGCTCACGATCAACGGCGGCGGTCCGGTCATCCCGAACAAGATGTATTTCTACGCGTCGTACTACAGGCCGACGCGCACGCGCCAGAACCAGGCGAATCTGTACGGCAACCTGCCGAACTACGAGAGCACCCGCAACGAGGGTTTCGGCAAGCTGACGATTTCGCCAGTCGGTTCCGTCCTGCTCAACCTCACCTGGCGCCAATCGCACCGCCTCGACACGGGAGACACCTTCGCGTCGAATGCGTCGGCGACGACGGGTGCGGGCAGCGAGGCGTGGCAGAAGATCGGCACCGCCGAGGGGTCGTGGATCATCAACGCGCGTAGTTTCGTGTCCTTCAAGTACACGCACTACGAGAACCCGAACCGGAGCCGTCCGGACCACGTGGCGAACGTGACCATCAGCACCACGCCGGGAGCGAGGCTGGACACGGCCAATCTGGACACGATCGGGCTGCTCTCGGTGCCGACGCCGGTGGCGGGGGCGACGGCCTTCAACACGTTCATCCAGCCGCTCATCGCCCGTTACGGGTATGCGTCGAACGGCGTGCAGACGGGCGGCGGCGCGGTGGGGTACGGCACCCTGTTCGACGAGGACAATTTCTTCAGGGACGCGGGCCAAATCGGCTACAACTTCACGCTCGGCAGCGCGGTTCGTCAGGACCTCCACGCCGGCCTGCAGTGGTCGAGCGACTCGGAAGACCTGTTCCGCAGCACGAACGGATGGGGTTCCATCACTGTGCCCGGTGGCCGCACAGCCAGCATCGGGGTCAACGGCATCCCCGCCTACTACGTCGCCGCATTCCAGCAGCAGACGATCGGCCTCGCGCCGACCATCCACTCCGTGTACAAGGAACTCAACCTCGAGTTCAACGATTCGATCACCTGGAAGAACTGGTCGTTCAATGCGGGTCTCGTCATGAGCCGGGACACACTCTACGGCCAGGGCTTGAGGGAGGATTCGACGGCGCTGTCGGGTTTCGTCTCCGCGGCCGGCAACCAGTACCAGATGTACCAGGTTCCGTTCAGCAAGACGCTTCAGCCCCGCCTCGGGGCGACCTGGGCGTACAACGGCCGTGACACGGTCTACGCCAGCTACGCACGGTACGTTCCGGCGGCCAGCTCGCTACCGCGTGCCGCCTCCTGGGCCAGGAACCTGGCGACGACGATCAACGCGTACTTCGACGCGAACGGCGTTCTCTACGGAAACTCGCCCGTGGCAGGGTCCTCGGGCAAACTCTTCGTCCAGGACATGACGCCTCGAACGACGGACGAGTTCCTCATCGGGACGGCCAAGCAGTTCTCGCCGAACCTGACGGCGCGTGTCTATGTCCGGCACCGCGAGGCCACGCACTTCTGGGAGGACACGAACAACAACGCCCGGGTGGCCTTCAGCCCGCCCGCCGGTATCCCGCAGCAACTCTACATTTCCGACCTGACCGCCCGGCTGGGCCAGATCGGGAGCGGGTCGAGCTACGTCATCGCGGAACTCGATGGCGCCTACACGAACTTCTGGGAGGCAACCGCCGAAGCCGAGTGGCGGACACGGAAATCGTTCGTCCGCGCGTCCTATACGTGGAGCCGGTACCGCGGCAACTTCGACCAGGACAACACGACGGCGGGCAACGACGCGAACATCTTCATCGGGTCGTCGTTCATCGGGGACGGCGCGGGGCGTCAGTTGTGGAACTTCAAAGACGGCACCCTGCGCGGTGATCGCCCCTTCATGCTGAAGCTGTACGGCTACTACCAGCTGAACTGGAACGCCAGCGTGGGCGCCTACGGCATCCTGCAGTCCGGCCAGCCGTGGGAAGCGTGGAGCTACGAGCCGTATATCACGCTGACGACGAACACGAGCGACACGTCACGGTTCGCGGAATCTGCCGGCGCGCGACGTACGCCGACGCACTACCAGCTCGATCTGAACTACACGCAGGACATCAAGTTCACCCAGCGGTACAAGCTCCAGGTCGCGTTGGATTTGTTCAACGTGTTCAACAAGCAGACGGGGTACAACTACCAGCCGAGCGTGCACAGCGCGCTTTTCGGCCAGCCACGCTCGTGGTTCGACCCACGGCGCCTGCAGATCGCGGCACGGTTCCAGTTTTGA
- a CDS encoding nitroreductase family protein: MAPNDRRATDPVDFFSLIESRYSVRGYSDRPVEVDKLQQVLRAAQLAPTAANRQPFRLVVLDTRRHEAELGRLYPQPWFTEAPLVVGICSVPGEAWIRRDGKNYADVDATIAMDHLILAAAALGLGTCWVAAFDPKVARDLLHLPDGVEPLAFTPLGYPTDKPGEKPRKPLADLMLSRG, translated from the coding sequence ATGGCACCAAATGACCGCCGCGCGACAGACCCCGTGGACTTCTTCAGCCTGATCGAGTCGCGCTACAGCGTGCGCGGCTACTCGGACCGTCCCGTCGAGGTCGACAAGCTGCAGCAGGTGCTGCGCGCCGCACAACTGGCACCGACCGCCGCCAACCGGCAGCCGTTCCGCCTCGTCGTGCTCGACACGCGCCGGCACGAGGCCGAGCTGGGCCGTCTCTATCCACAACCATGGTTCACTGAGGCTCCGCTCGTCGTCGGGATCTGCAGCGTCCCGGGCGAAGCCTGGATCCGCCGCGACGGCAAGAACTACGCGGACGTCGATGCGACGATCGCCATGGACCACCTGATCCTCGCAGCCGCCGCGCTCGGCCTCGGCACCTGTTGGGTGGCGGCGTTCGATCCGAAGGTGGCTCGCGATCTGCTGCACCTGCCCGACGGCGTCGAACCGCTCGCCTTCACCCCGCTCGGCTACCCGACCGACAAGCCGGGGGAGAAGCCCAGAAAGCCGCTGGCCGACCTGATGCTCTCGCGCGGCTGA
- a CDS encoding sulfatase-like hydrolase/transferase, with protein sequence MTRNRVCPLVLTAVLVAAACGTAERALPSKTASAGARPSILLVTLDTTRADSIGPEAVGIQTPAFTALAARGLRFRQAYATVPETLPSHTSMMTGLYPAGHGVHENARPLAPDQPVVAEGLRRAGYRTAAFVSSFTLARRFGLARGFDTYDDVLPAGQAERPSRDTTEAAIALLNQGGPQPLFLWVHYFDPHAPYTPPEPFKTRFAAKPYLGEVAAMDEQLGRLAAAFEQRARGPIAMVVVGDHGEGLGDHGELQHGNLLYQSTMHVPLVILGPGVTPGTSDTAVSTRRVFHTLLDWAGVEATSSLRTLDREVVLGEAMKPFLEFGWQPQVMTVDGRHKSILAGRVEIYDVAADPAEARDLADDPAVRSRVPAALRDYPVPSPAVARAADTLDDNARRSLASLGYVSATATPEVRRDAPRPADRTGLFEVIEKASGLFVAGEYAKAIPLLERILAADRFNLDAALRLATAHSSLGHERQAIAMFRRAAEISPTSPDVRTYLALYYARGRQWEQAVPLLERIVADTPDRLPALEALASLRERQGRMEEAIALRQKVYALRTPSGAELGELGELEMGVGQTSAAIEAFEQARTLDPGRFDRDLELGLLYVAARRFPAARDALDRVPASHPEYPMALFKRAQVSVLLNEPDRAARIDRARQHADATTRPLIATERLFQQ encoded by the coding sequence ATGACTCGGAACCGCGTGTGTCCACTCGTGCTGACGGCAGTACTGGTCGCGGCCGCCTGCGGCACGGCCGAGCGAGCGCTGCCCTCGAAGACCGCATCGGCCGGAGCCCGTCCGTCGATCTTGCTCGTCACGCTCGACACCACCCGTGCGGACTCGATCGGGCCCGAGGCCGTTGGCATTCAGACGCCAGCGTTCACGGCCCTGGCCGCGCGTGGATTGCGCTTCCGTCAGGCGTATGCCACCGTGCCCGAGACGCTGCCGTCGCACACGTCGATGATGACCGGCCTCTACCCGGCCGGCCATGGCGTCCACGAGAACGCCCGGCCGCTGGCCCCCGACCAACCGGTCGTCGCAGAGGGGCTGCGCCGGGCCGGCTATCGCACCGCGGCGTTCGTCTCGTCGTTCACGCTGGCCCGACGGTTCGGCCTCGCCCGCGGCTTCGACACGTACGACGATGTGCTGCCGGCCGGGCAGGCGGAACGGCCGTCGCGGGACACGACCGAGGCGGCGATCGCGCTGCTGAATCAGGGCGGCCCGCAACCGCTCTTCCTCTGGGTCCACTACTTCGACCCGCACGCTCCGTACACGCCGCCCGAGCCGTTCAAGACCCGCTTCGCGGCCAAGCCGTACCTCGGCGAAGTCGCGGCCATGGACGAGCAACTCGGCCGCCTCGCGGCGGCCTTCGAGCAGCGAGCACGCGGGCCGATCGCGATGGTGGTCGTCGGCGATCACGGCGAAGGTCTCGGCGACCACGGCGAACTCCAGCATGGGAACCTGCTCTACCAGTCCACGATGCACGTGCCGCTGGTGATCCTCGGTCCCGGCGTGACGCCCGGCACGAGCGATACGGCCGTCAGCACGCGGCGCGTCTTCCACACGCTCCTCGACTGGGCCGGCGTGGAGGCCACGAGCAGCCTGCGGACGCTGGATCGCGAGGTGGTGTTGGGTGAGGCGATGAAGCCGTTCCTCGAATTCGGCTGGCAGCCGCAGGTCATGACGGTGGACGGACGGCACAAGTCGATCCTCGCTGGACGCGTCGAGATCTACGACGTCGCCGCCGACCCGGCCGAGGCGCGCGACCTTGCCGATGACCCAGCCGTCCGCTCGCGCGTACCAGCGGCGCTGCGCGATTACCCGGTGCCGTCACCGGCGGTGGCCCGCGCGGCCGATACGCTCGACGACAATGCGCGTCGATCGCTCGCGAGTCTCGGTTACGTGAGCGCGACGGCGACGCCCGAGGTGAGGAGGGACGCGCCGCGTCCCGCCGACAGGACCGGGCTGTTCGAGGTGATCGAGAAGGCGTCGGGCCTGTTCGTGGCAGGGGAGTACGCGAAGGCCATCCCGCTGCTCGAGAGGATCCTCGCAGCGGACCGCTTCAACCTCGACGCGGCGCTTCGGTTGGCGACGGCGCACTCCTCGCTCGGCCACGAGCGACAGGCGATCGCGATGTTCAGGCGGGCGGCTGAGATCTCACCGACGTCACCCGACGTACGCACCTACCTCGCGCTGTACTACGCGCGCGGCAGGCAGTGGGAGCAGGCGGTACCGCTGCTCGAACGGATCGTGGCGGACACGCCGGACCGACTGCCGGCGCTCGAGGCGCTCGCCAGTCTTCGCGAACGGCAGGGGCGGATGGAGGAGGCGATCGCGCTGCGGCAGAAGGTGTATGCGCTGCGCACGCCATCGGGGGCGGAACTCGGTGAACTCGGTGAACTCGAGATGGGCGTGGGTCAGACCTCGGCGGCCATCGAGGCGTTCGAGCAAGCGCGCACACTGGACCCGGGCCGCTTCGACCGTGATCTGGAACTGGGCCTGCTGTACGTCGCGGCGCGCCGATTCCCGGCAGCCCGCGATGCGCTCGATCGCGTGCCGGCGTCACATCCCGAGTACCCGATGGCGCTGTTCAAGCGTGCGCAGGTGAGCGTGCTGCTGAACGAGCCCGACCGTGCCGCGCGTATCGATCGCGCCCGCCAGCATGCCGACGCCACGACCCGCCCGCTCATCGCGACAGAGCGCCTCTTCCAGCAGTAG
- a CDS encoding DHCW motif cupin fold protein → MKIENVPFTTVDWSTVPATTHPGEKGAAYWHTLEIGNIRVRMVEYSAGYVADHWCERGHVLLVLEGELHTDLKNGETHLLKPGQSYQVADGAAPHRSRTATGARLFIVD, encoded by the coding sequence ATGAAGATCGAAAACGTTCCGTTCACCACCGTTGACTGGAGCACCGTTCCCGCGACGACACACCCTGGCGAAAAGGGTGCGGCGTACTGGCACACGCTCGAGATTGGGAACATCCGCGTGCGGATGGTCGAGTACTCGGCCGGATACGTGGCCGACCACTGGTGCGAGCGCGGCCACGTCCTTCTCGTGCTCGAGGGAGAACTCCACACCGACCTGAAGAACGGCGAGACGCACCTGCTGAAGCCGGGCCAGAGCTACCAGGTCGCCGACGGTGCGGCGCCGCACCGCTCCCGCACCGCAACCGGCGCCAGGCTGTTCATCGTCGATTGA